In Aureibaculum algae, the following are encoded in one genomic region:
- a CDS encoding WD40/YVTN/BNR-like repeat-containing protein, whose amino-acid sequence MNKIFFLAVCLLFATADKVNAQKRQKKQKTQEPLFIEKYYDAMQWRNIGPFRGGRSAAVTGVPGKANLYYFGATGGGVWRTTDAGNTWDNISDGFFGGSVGAVAVSEWDNNVIYVGMGEKTIRGNVSSGDGMYKSVDAGKTWKHMGLKNSRHIPRVRIHPKNPDIVYAAVLGDLYKSSEERGVYKSTDGGENWKKVLFANADAGAIDLILDPNNPRILYASTWNARRTPYSLSSGGEGSALYKSTDEGETWTNISTNEGLPKGIWGISGVTVSPVNSDIVWALIENKDGGVYKSTDAGKTWKLINNERKLRQRAWYYTRLYADTQDENGLYVLNVSYHQSKDGGKTYKTYGAPHGDHHDLWMDPNDNQRMIIGDDGGAQISFDAGENWSTYHNQPTSQFYRVVTDNHFPYRIYGAQQDNSTVRISHRTDGRYITESDWESTAGGESAHIAVDPNNDDIVYGGSYGAFLTRINHKTNERRAVNVWPDDPMGHGAKDFKYRFQWNFPVLFSPNNPKKLYAASNHLHATTNEGQSWEIISPDLTRNDPKTLGPSGGPITKDNTSVEYYATIFAVAESPIENGLIWTGSDDGLVHITKDGGVTWNNITPKIMPEWMMINCIEIDPFNKGGAYIVGTKYKTGDYRPYIYKTADYGVTWTKLTNGIGNESFTRALRADPKRKGLLYAGTERGMYISFDDGNNWTPFQLNLPIVPITDLTIKNDNLIAATQGRSFWIIDDLTPLHQLNKNIISKDFYAYKPMDSYKMGGGRGAKSKTNGQNHYGGVAINFYVKDTAKADTLSLSFFDNNKQLIKKYSTHPNKEKKEETLKVKPGNNIFNWNMMYAGAEKVEGMILWWASLNGPQAIPGNYNVVLSKNNKSESKDFTILKDPRSESTQEDLQAQFNFIIEVRDKLTEIHKALKNVKKVKDQITVLKKSITDKKKHKELLDFANKISKEVTVIENNLYQTKSKSNQDPLNFPIKLNNKLGHLNALTSMGSYRPTDQEVQFKNEITIAIDKELTALYQIFKNDVSELNKKVKTSEIDLIQLAPPQPSTVMKE is encoded by the coding sequence ATGAATAAAATATTCTTCCTTGCCGTTTGCTTATTATTTGCAACTGCCGACAAAGTTAACGCACAAAAAAGACAAAAAAAACAAAAAACGCAAGAACCTCTCTTTATAGAAAAATATTACGACGCTATGCAATGGCGAAATATAGGTCCATTTCGTGGTGGTAGAAGTGCTGCGGTAACTGGTGTTCCGGGTAAGGCCAACCTTTATTATTTTGGAGCTACAGGCGGCGGTGTTTGGCGTACTACCGATGCCGGTAATACTTGGGACAACATTTCAGATGGTTTTTTTGGAGGTTCTGTTGGTGCAGTAGCAGTTTCTGAATGGGATAATAATGTGATCTATGTGGGTATGGGCGAAAAAACAATTCGCGGTAATGTCTCCTCTGGTGATGGTATGTATAAATCTGTAGATGCTGGAAAAACATGGAAACATATGGGGTTAAAAAATTCTAGACATATACCCAGAGTAAGAATTCATCCAAAAAATCCTGACATAGTATATGCTGCTGTTTTAGGCGATTTGTATAAATCTTCAGAAGAACGTGGTGTTTATAAATCTACTGATGGTGGTGAAAATTGGAAAAAAGTACTTTTTGCTAATGCCGACGCTGGTGCTATCGATTTAATACTCGATCCTAACAATCCACGTATCCTATATGCATCTACTTGGAATGCCAGACGAACACCTTACAGTTTGTCTAGTGGAGGTGAAGGTTCTGCGTTGTATAAAAGTACAGATGAAGGCGAGACTTGGACCAATATCAGTACTAACGAAGGATTGCCAAAAGGGATATGGGGTATTAGTGGTGTAACAGTTTCACCTGTAAATTCTGATATTGTTTGGGCATTAATAGAAAACAAAGATGGAGGTGTTTATAAATCTACAGATGCTGGCAAAACATGGAAACTCATTAATAATGAGCGAAAATTACGTCAACGTGCTTGGTATTATACGCGACTATACGCTGACACTCAAGATGAAAACGGATTATATGTCTTAAATGTTAGCTATCATCAATCTAAAGATGGTGGTAAAACGTATAAAACCTATGGAGCTCCACATGGAGACCATCATGACCTATGGATGGATCCGAATGACAATCAACGTATGATTATTGGTGATGATGGTGGTGCACAAATTAGTTTTGATGCTGGCGAAAATTGGTCTACTTATCACAATCAGCCTACATCACAATTTTATAGAGTGGTTACAGATAATCACTTTCCGTATAGAATATATGGTGCTCAACAAGATAATTCTACTGTACGTATTTCACACAGAACCGACGGCAGATATATCACAGAAAGTGATTGGGAAAGTACAGCGGGTGGTGAAAGTGCACATATCGCAGTAGATCCAAATAATGATGATATCGTTTATGGCGGTAGTTATGGTGCCTTTTTAACGAGAATTAACCATAAAACCAACGAACGAAGAGCCGTAAATGTGTGGCCAGACGACCCGATGGGACATGGTGCCAAAGATTTTAAATATCGTTTCCAATGGAATTTCCCAGTGTTGTTTTCACCTAATAATCCTAAAAAATTATATGCAGCCTCAAATCACTTACATGCTACAACAAATGAAGGTCAATCATGGGAAATTATAAGTCCTGATTTAACCAGAAATGATCCTAAAACATTAGGCCCATCAGGTGGACCCATCACCAAAGACAACACAAGTGTAGAATATTACGCAACTATTTTTGCCGTGGCAGAATCCCCAATAGAAAATGGATTGATATGGACGGGGTCTGATGACGGATTGGTACATATTACCAAAGACGGTGGAGTAACTTGGAACAATATTACGCCTAAAATTATGCCTGAATGGATGATGATAAACTGTATAGAAATTGACCCATTTAATAAGGGTGGTGCTTACATCGTGGGGACAAAATATAAAACAGGAGATTACAGGCCTTATATCTATAAAACTGCTGATTATGGCGTTACTTGGACAAAATTAACCAACGGAATTGGAAACGAATCTTTTACTAGAGCTTTACGTGCCGATCCTAAAAGAAAAGGATTGTTATACGCTGGTACCGAACGCGGAATGTATATCAGTTTTGATGATGGTAATAACTGGACTCCGTTTCAATTGAATTTACCTATTGTTCCAATAACGGATTTAACCATTAAAAATGACAATTTAATTGCTGCTACACAAGGTCGTTCTTTTTGGATCATTGATGATTTAACCCCGCTTCATCAATTAAATAAAAATATAATTTCAAAAGATTTCTATGCATACAAACCAATGGATAGCTATAAAATGGGCGGTGGCAGAGGAGCCAAATCTAAAACCAATGGGCAAAACCATTATGGTGGTGTTGCTATCAATTTTTATGTAAAAGATACAGCGAAAGCAGATACCCTTTCCTTATCATTCTTTGACAATAACAAGCAATTGATAAAAAAATACAGTACACACCCAAACAAAGAGAAAAAAGAAGAAACCTTAAAAGTTAAACCTGGTAACAATATTTTTAATTGGAATATGATGTACGCTGGTGCTGAAAAAGTAGAGGGTATGATTTTATGGTGGGCATCACTAAATGGACCACAAGCAATACCAGGAAATTACAATGTAGTATTGTCAAAAAACAACAAGAGTGAATCCAAAGATTTTACAATTTTAAAAGATCCTAGAAGCGAATCAACTCAAGAAGATTTACAAGCTCAATTCAATTTTATTATTGAAGTCCGCGATAAATTGACTGAAATACACAAAGCCTTAAAAAATGTAAAGAAAGTAAAAGATCAAATTACCGTATTAAAAAAGTCAATTACTGATAAAAAGAAGCATAAAGAACTTCTAGATTTTGCAAACAAAATTTCGAAAGAAGTAACCGTTATTGAAAATAATCTTTATCAAACAAAAAGTAAAAGTAATCAAGACCCTTTAAATTTTCCAATCAAGCTTAATAATAAGTTAGGACACTTAAACGCATTGACTTCTATGGGAAGTTACAGACCTACAGATCAAGAAGTTCAATTTAAAAATGAAATTACAATAGCCATTGACAAGGAGTTAACCGCATTATATCAAATCTTTAAAAATGATGTATCTGAACTCAATAAAAAAGTAAAAACGAGCGAAATTGATTTAATTCAACTTGCACCACCTCAACCGTCCACTGTAATGAAGGAGTAA
- a CDS encoding 3-phosphoshikimate 1-carboxyvinyltransferase, with protein sequence MDLFLDYTDKQIVTTSIKISGSKSESNRLLILQQFFPNLELENVSDSDDSVHLTHALHATKELVDIGHAGTAMRFLTAYFAVKEGREVVLTGSERMQNRPIKILVDALQMLGADIAYVDKEGYPPIAIKGKKISKQKVAINGNVSSQYISALVLIAPSLENGLEIELLEEITSRPYLEMTLDLLNQLGVSTIWEGNTIVIKPKKAIKDKTITVESDWSSASYFYSLVALSEVGKSLTLSSYNKESLQGDSCLSAIYQKLGVLTEFENNSITLTKVNTPTTEILTLNLQEAPDIAQTIAVTCFGLGMGCDLSGLHTLKIKETDRLVALQNELGKFGAAVVITDKSLRLTVSANSFNRDVTLKTYNDHRMAMAFAPLALKVPFTVEDADVVTKSYVSFWEDFESCIQ encoded by the coding sequence ATGGATTTATTTTTAGATTATACTGATAAACAAATAGTTACTACTTCAATTAAAATTTCAGGTTCTAAAAGTGAATCGAACAGGTTGTTGATTTTACAACAATTTTTTCCTAATTTAGAATTAGAAAATGTATCTGACTCTGATGATTCTGTCCATTTAACACATGCCTTGCATGCTACAAAGGAGTTAGTAGATATTGGGCATGCTGGAACTGCCATGCGTTTTTTAACAGCATATTTTGCTGTAAAAGAGGGTAGAGAAGTGGTTTTAACGGGTTCTGAACGTATGCAAAATAGACCTATTAAAATTTTAGTTGATGCGTTGCAAATGTTGGGTGCAGATATTGCGTATGTCGATAAAGAAGGCTATCCGCCAATAGCCATTAAAGGCAAAAAAATTTCAAAGCAAAAAGTAGCTATTAATGGAAATGTAAGTAGCCAATATATTTCTGCCTTGGTATTGATTGCTCCGAGTTTAGAAAACGGACTAGAAATAGAATTGTTAGAAGAAATTACTTCTAGACCTTATTTAGAAATGACGTTAGATTTACTTAATCAATTGGGCGTTTCTACGATTTGGGAAGGTAATACCATTGTAATAAAACCAAAAAAAGCCATAAAGGATAAAACAATTACAGTAGAATCTGACTGGAGTTCTGCATCTTACTTTTATAGTTTAGTTGCTTTGAGTGAAGTTGGTAAATCCCTAACGTTATCATCATACAATAAAGAAAGTCTTCAAGGCGATAGTTGTTTGTCTGCTATATACCAAAAATTGGGAGTACTAACGGAATTTGAAAATAATTCGATAACACTAACCAAGGTAAATACACCTACTACTGAAATTTTAACGCTAAACTTACAGGAAGCTCCAGATATTGCTCAAACCATTGCGGTAACCTGTTTTGGATTAGGAATGGGTTGTGATTTGTCAGGGTTGCACACCTTGAAAATTAAGGAAACGGACCGTTTAGTTGCTCTACAAAATGAACTAGGTAAATTTGGTGCTGCCGTTGTAATTACAGATAAAAGCTTACGACTAACCGTTTCAGCAAATTCCTTTAATAGAGATGTTACTTTAAAAACATATAATGATCACAGAATGGCAATGGCATTTGCTCCGTTGGCACTAAAAGTTCCTTTTACGGTTGAAGATGCAGATGTGGTTACTAAATCTTATGTTAGCTTTTGGGAAGATTTTGAAAGCTGTATCCAATAA
- a CDS encoding thioredoxin family protein, protein MTKKILLVCLVISLSFKATAQEWQSDLQEAKKIATVENQKIILVFQGSDWCAPCIKLDNEIWSSDEFKAYAKEHYVMLLADFPRKKKNKLSKSQQEKNNKLAEEYNKQGFFPFVAVLDKNGELLGSTGYKKVSVTEYIEMLNSI, encoded by the coding sequence ATGACCAAAAAAATTCTACTCGTTTGTCTGGTAATTAGCCTTTCTTTCAAGGCTACAGCTCAAGAGTGGCAGTCAGATTTGCAAGAAGCAAAAAAAATAGCCACTGTTGAAAATCAAAAAATAATTTTAGTATTTCAAGGATCAGATTGGTGTGCCCCATGCATAAAATTAGATAATGAGATTTGGAGTTCAGATGAATTCAAAGCCTATGCAAAAGAGCATTACGTAATGTTACTTGCTGATTTTCCTAGAAAAAAGAAGAATAAATTAAGTAAATCTCAACAAGAAAAAAACAACAAATTAGCCGAAGAATATAACAAACAAGGTTTTTTTCCTTTTGTAGCTGTTTTAGATAAGAACGGTGAATTATTAGGTTCAACTGGTTATAAAAAAGTGAGTGTGACCGAGTATATCGAGATGCTTAATTCAATTTAA
- a CDS encoding FAD:protein FMN transferase, producing MPKYICIGIFFLVFSKLEAQTAYRQTLKLMGSRFDISVIANDSLEGNSYINTSVGEIKRIEQLISSWDANSQTSEINRNAGINPVKVDKELFDLIERALAISKLTDGAFDISYASMDHIWKFDGLMTEMPSEESIKASVAKVGYQNIILDKNRQTVYLKLKGMKIGFGAIGKGYAADKAKQLLIGKGVIGGIINASGDMNTWGRQPNGDYWKVAITNPLNKKNAFGLLPIKNGAVVTSGNYEKFVTINGKRYSHIIDPRTGYPSSGIISVTVFAPKAELADALATSVFVMGIEVGLNRINQLPKIECIIIDDKGSIHKSNHININK from the coding sequence ATGCCCAAGTATATCTGTATAGGTATTTTCTTTCTGGTGTTTTCAAAACTTGAAGCACAGACAGCCTACCGTCAAACCTTAAAATTAATGGGTAGTAGGTTTGATATTTCGGTAATTGCTAATGATTCCCTTGAAGGGAATAGTTACATTAACACTTCCGTTGGAGAGATTAAACGCATTGAACAATTAATTTCCTCTTGGGATGCTAATTCTCAAACTTCTGAAATAAATAGAAATGCTGGAATTAATCCTGTTAAAGTTGATAAAGAATTATTTGATTTAATTGAAAGGGCTTTGGCAATTTCTAAACTAACTGATGGAGCTTTTGATATTAGTTATGCGTCTATGGATCATATATGGAAATTTGATGGTCTCATGACTGAAATGCCTTCGGAAGAGAGTATCAAAGCTTCAGTTGCGAAAGTTGGGTATCAGAATATTATACTCGATAAAAATAGGCAAACGGTATATTTAAAATTAAAAGGAATGAAAATTGGTTTTGGTGCTATCGGTAAAGGTTATGCTGCTGATAAAGCCAAGCAATTACTTATAGGCAAAGGTGTTATAGGTGGTATTATCAATGCATCCGGAGATATGAACACGTGGGGTAGACAACCTAATGGTGATTATTGGAAGGTTGCAATAACAAACCCGTTAAATAAAAAAAATGCGTTTGGTTTATTACCTATAAAAAACGGAGCCGTGGTTACTTCAGGTAATTATGAAAAGTTTGTGACTATAAATGGTAAACGGTATTCGCATATTATTGATCCGCGTACTGGTTATCCATCAAGTGGCATAATTAGCGTTACTGTTTTTGCACCCAAAGCTGAACTAGCTGATGCGTTGGCAACTTCTGTTTTTGTAATGGGTATTGAAGTTGGGTTAAACAGAATCAATCAATTGCCAAAAATAGAGTGTATCATCATAGATGATAAAGGAAGTATTCATAAATCAAACCATATAAACATCAATAAATAA
- a CDS encoding DUF4266 domain-containing protein encodes MLKKIALLVLVMMVFSSCVAVKEYEKINLNDPDMVLSANKIDRFETNFQLYRESASGANGGKTGGGCGCN; translated from the coding sequence ATGTTAAAAAAAATAGCCCTTTTAGTCTTAGTAATGATGGTTTTTAGTTCATGTGTTGCTGTAAAGGAATATGAAAAAATCAATTTGAATGATCCTGACATGGTATTGTCAGCTAATAAAATTGACCGTTTTGAAACCAATTTTCAATTGTATAGAGAGTCGGCTTCTGGTGCTAACGGAGGAAAAACAGGTGGAGGTTGTGGCTGTAATTAA
- a CDS encoding DUF3570 domain-containing protein has translation MKKIVLVVVSCFASVLVFAQEKSPETSYKKRVLENVEVDILSSYYSQDGDNAAVTGGIGTEKLTDFTPTITISIPLNDDDVLTIDAGISAYTSASSSNLDPFDSSGASQGGDDDDDDDDDDDENFPTEANGSPWVASSGASQKDTWINLNASYSHSSDDRNKIWGATISLAKEYDYSSIGFGGSYARLFNEKNTEISIKANAFFDTWKPVYPTEIDSYNEANQNLNSGFFSNIDILDQFGAVIDKNSSNSWSAFNTTLVDDDKRNTYSLSLSFSQILSKNAQLSVFVDVVKQEGWLSNPMQRVYFGDRANYYIGNANSIDHYTSKSNKDVFQLADDIERLPNSRFKTPIGMRFNYYLNEFLTVRTYYRYYSDDWGVSSHTASVELPIKIGDKFTLYPAYRYYNQTAADYFAPYEEHFSTQDFYTSDYDLSEFNANQYSFGIKYTDVFTKLKIQKFGLKTIDVRYSYYERNTGLHSGIISAGFKFVMD, from the coding sequence ATGAAAAAAATAGTTTTAGTAGTTGTCAGTTGCTTTGCATCCGTTTTAGTTTTTGCTCAAGAAAAAAGCCCAGAAACATCTTATAAAAAGAGGGTGTTAGAAAATGTTGAAGTAGATATCTTATCTAGTTATTATAGTCAAGATGGTGATAATGCTGCGGTTACTGGTGGTATTGGTACGGAGAAGTTGACTGATTTTACACCAACGATAACAATTTCAATACCCTTAAATGATGACGATGTGTTGACTATCGATGCTGGAATCTCAGCGTATACGTCGGCTTCATCGAGTAATTTAGATCCTTTTGATAGTTCTGGAGCCTCACAAGGAGGAGATGACGACGACGACGATGATGATGACGATGATGAAAATTTTCCTACAGAGGCGAATGGTAGCCCGTGGGTTGCTTCGTCAGGAGCTTCTCAAAAAGATACATGGATTAATCTTAATGCAAGTTATAGTCACAGCTCTGATGATAGAAATAAAATTTGGGGAGCTACTATTAGCTTGGCCAAAGAATATGATTACTCCTCTATTGGTTTTGGCGGGAGTTATGCACGACTTTTTAATGAGAAAAATACGGAAATCAGTATCAAAGCTAATGCGTTTTTCGATACATGGAAACCTGTATATCCAACTGAAATAGATTCTTATAATGAGGCAAATCAAAATTTAAATAGTGGATTTTTCTCAAATATTGATATTTTAGATCAATTCGGTGCTGTTATTGATAAAAATAGTTCAAACAGTTGGAGTGCTTTTAACACTACCTTAGTCGATGATGATAAACGAAATACCTACTCTTTGTCATTAAGTTTTTCTCAAATTTTAAGTAAAAATGCTCAACTATCGGTGTTTGTAGATGTGGTTAAGCAAGAAGGATGGCTTTCAAATCCAATGCAGCGTGTTTATTTTGGTGATAGAGCAAATTATTATATTGGAAATGCCAATAGTATAGATCATTATACTTCTAAATCAAATAAAGATGTTTTTCAGTTGGCAGATGATATTGAAAGATTACCTAACTCACGTTTTAAAACCCCAATAGGAATGCGTTTTAATTATTACTTAAACGAATTTTTAACAGTAAGAACCTATTATCGGTATTATTCTGATGATTGGGGTGTTTCATCTCACACGGCTAGTGTTGAGTTACCTATAAAAATTGGAGATAAGTTTACGTTGTACCCTGCATATAGATATTATAATCAAACAGCAGCGGATTATTTTGCTCCGTATGAAGAGCATTTTTCTACACAAGATTTTTATACTTCTGACTATGATTTGTCTGAGTTTAATGCAAATCAGTATAGTTTCGGAATTAAATACACAGATGTTTTTACGAAACTAAAAATTCAAAAGTTTGGGTTAAAAACTATTGATGTGAGATATAGTTATTATGAAAGAAATACGGGTTTACATTCTGGTATAATTTCGGCAGGTTTTAAATTTGTGATGGATTAA